Proteins encoded within one genomic window of Besnoitia besnoiti strain Bb-Ger1 chromosome II, whole genome shotgun sequence:
- a CDS encoding elongation factor G C-terminus domain-containing protein (encoded by transcript BESB_039550) — protein sequence MKKLRTFGIFAHIDAGKTTTTEAFLLEAGQIARKGNIGDGTTTMDFMTQERARGITIQSAATCFRWGSSFFQLIDTPGHVDFSAEVQLALCAVDGACVLLDASRGVEAQTRAIWKALTSSSHHISKLIFVNKMDRDGVDMDVCLDAVRERLNAWPLQVNSIYRLPRAAWDLLGRAQAEKAGLQKKVHSVAPQAIIDLATLQTSLYPPVCGALDGSTPPLPVTYSPPPHVLAELFVASPTSSLSSKSSPSSSAAPLSPPFSPSPSSSESVWVWWRDARVVQDVRSRRAKLLEEASLLDDEFEAFWTRAAAAEAGDGGLEAAAARAADAAGVLRAELHGALKRIVLADQGVPVLFGSSFFSRGVTHLLDAVAALLPSPLERPPLRASSAAPPAAPPCLSACGSFLLPHRSGAASCVAFKVYPDGKGGRIAFVRVLSGRITPRTALFNSTKQCREPAACGNSVRRLYRIKADAYEAVSSLSSGDIGAIRGLTSVTAGDLLQAASACCPAFSLPILAPFQRHLAPGSPQTAGPAAAPGAPAPLHAAFSTLHSLSPVCFSAIECGNAREETEVGEALAAASLSDVALKFEKEEGGKFTLWGMGQLHLQVVQARLREEFGLSVEFGPLEIAYRELLLQPVRGALTYSPAGGSAASFEIAFSLLPLPLTPAEQRLSALLSRQEDPALLAMARVEALPLASAVSPPSATAVPSLSGFTHATNLFFSLSPEAETDVTEAELQGKKGVHSRRGASHGGASHGALAEGGALLQAIREAVVYAAGAGPLLSYPLDCLHIRLERLRPNGPQALLTPPAVSAASAQLLRLLLRTGKGERARGSEDEDSQEETDLRERVAMLEPVMHLEICSPAKNLGALMKDLTQQRRASIVSISAAAGESAEGCEAASIGDAPGGEAPATSGELKITGGDENGMMELHAVVPLRCMEDYSSVLRALSHGQAHFQLRPLGYGRLSPCDEEELLDRYGCEHVSLASSRGAASQFADFLKR from the exons ATGAAAAAACTGCGAACGTTTGGCATTTTCGCGCACATCGACGCGGgcaagacgacgacgacggaagCCTTTCTCCTCGAGGCCGGACAGATCGCGAGAAAGGGAAACATCGGCGATGGTACGACGACCATGGACTTCATGACGCAG gagcgcgcgcgcggcattACTATACAGTCGGCGGCGACTTGCTTTCGCTGGGGCTCGTCGTTTTTTCAACTCATTGACACGCCAGG CCACGTGGACTTCTCCGCGGAAGTGCAGCTCGCCCTGTGCGCGGTGGACGGGGCCTGCGTGCTGCtggacgcctcgcgcggcgtggaggcgcagacgcgcgccatCTGGAAGGCTCTCACGTCGAGCTCCCATCACATTTCCAAGCTGATATTTGTCAACAAAATGGAtcgcgacggcgtcgatATG GACGTATGTCTGGATGCGGTCCGCGAGCGGCTCAACGCGTGGCCGTTGCAAGTTAATTCGATTTACCGCCTGCCTCGGGCTGCGTGGGACTTGCTGGGCCGTGCGCAAGCCGAGAAAGCGGGCCTTCAGAAGAAGGTTCACTccgtggcgccgcaggcgatcATCGACCTGGCGACGCTTCAGACGTCGCTCTATCcgcccgtctgcggcgcgcttgacggctccacgccgccgctgccagtCACCtactcgcctcctccacacgtcctcgcggagctcttcgtcgcctctccaacgtcttctctctcgtcaaAGTCATCCCCTTCATCTTCTGCTGctcctctttcgcctcctttttctccgtctccttcttcttcggagTCGGTGTGGGTCTGGTGGAGGGACGCACGCGTCGTGCAAGACgtgcgaagcagacgcgcgaagctgctggaggaggcgtcgctgctcgATGACGAGTTCGAGGCCTTCTggactcgcgcggcggcggcggaggcgggcgacggcgggctcgaagcagccgctgcgcgagccgcagacgccgccggcgtgctCAGAGCGGAGCTGCATGGCGCGCTCAAACGAATCGTGCTGGCGGACCAAG GCGTCCCTGTCCTCTTCGGCTCGTCCTTCTTCAGCCGCGGCGTCACGCACCTCctcgacgcggtcgcggcgctgctgccgtcgcccctcgagcggccgccgctgcgc gcctcgtcggcggctccgcctgccgcgcctccttgcCTCTCGGCGTGTGGGAGCTTCCTCCTTCCGcatcgcagcggcgccgcctcctgcgttGCCTTCAAAGTCTATCCCGATGGAAAAGGCGGGCGCATCGCCTTCGTTCGCGTTCTCTCAG GGCGCATAACTCCGCGCACAGCGCTCTTCAACTCCACGAAGCAGTGCAGAGAGCCTGCGGCATGTGGCAACTCGGTGCGGCGGCTGTATCGCATCAAGGCGGACGCGTACGAGGCAGTCTCGTCGCTTTCGAGTGGCGACATTGGCGCGATTCGGGGCTTGACCTCCGTGACGGCCGGCGATCTTCTGCAggccgcctcggcgtgcTGTCCTGCGTTTTCGCTTCCCATCCTGGCGCCCTTCCAGCGCCACCTCGCGCCGGGGAGTCCACAGACTGCGGgtccggccgccgcgccgggcgcaCCCGCTCCCCTCCACGCCGCCTTCTCGACGCTGCACAGCCTCAGCCCCGTCTGCTTCTCAGCGATCGAGTGCGGCAAcgcacgcgaggagacggaggtcggcgaggcgcttgccgctgcctctctgtctgaCGTCGCGCTCAAAttcgagaaggaggaaggcgggAAATTCACCCTCTGGGGCATGGGGCAGCTCCACCTGCAGGTTGTCCAGGCGCGGCTCCGAGAGGAGTTCG GGCTTTCCGTGGAGTTCGGGCCGCTCGAGATCGCGTATCGTgagcttctgctgcagccggtGCGGGGAGCGCTGACCTACTCCCCGGCGGGGGGgtccgccgcgtccttcgAGATTGctttctcgctgctgccgctgccgctcacGCCGGCagagcagcgcctctctgcgctgctgtctcGGCAAGAAGATCCCGCGCTGCTCGCTATGGcccgcgtggaggcgctgccgctcgcctcggcggtatcgccgccgagcgcgacggcggtcccgtctctctccggcTTCACGCATGCGACGAaccttttcttctcgctgtcgccagaggcggagacggatGTGACTGAGGCCGAGCTACAGGGGAAGAAGGGCGTccactcgcgccgcggcgcctcccacggcggcgcttctcacGGCGCCTTGGCGGAGGGCGGAGCGCTCCTTCAGGCGATTCGGGAGGCCGTGGTCtacgctgcaggcgctggtCCGCTGCTCTCTTATCCGCTCGACTGCCTCCACAttcgcctcgagcgcctccgACCAAAcggcccgcaggcgctgctcacgccgccagccgtctcggccgcgtccgcgcagctgctgcggctgctgctgcggacgggaaagggcgagcgcgccagaggcagcgaggacgaagacagcCAAGAGGAGACCgacctccgcgagcgcgtcgcgaTGCTGGAACCCGTGATGCATCTCGAGATCTGCTCACCCGCGAAAAACCTCGGCGCTCTCATGAAGGATCTCAcccagcagcgacgcgcctcgATCGTCTCcatctccgccgcggcaggcgagagtGCAGAgggctgcgaggccgcctcaATTGGGGATGCCCCCGGCGGGGAAGCGCCTGCGACCAGCGGTGAGCTGAAGATCACCGGTGGAGACGAAAACGGAATGATGGAGCTGCACGCAGTG GTGCCCCTCCGGTGCATGGAAGACTACTCGTCGGTGCTTCGCGCATTGTCGCACG GTCAGGCGCACTTTCAACTGCGGCCTCTGGGATacgggcgcctctcgccctgcgacgaagaagagcttTTAGACAGATACGGCTGCGAGCATGTCTCGCTGGCCTcgtctcgaggcgctgcctcgcagtTCGCCGACTTCTTGAAACGCTGA